The Streptomyces sp. NBC_01775 genome includes a region encoding these proteins:
- a CDS encoding helix-turn-helix transcriptional regulator, whose protein sequence is MSSNAHRNELGEFLKARRADLSPWAVGLPDTGGARRVAGLRREEVAQLAAISTDYYTRLEQGRVPASGPVLTVLARVLHLSDDQREYLFSLAGKPSNRSPRRTHQKVQPQLQRLLDDLTATPGIVLGRRMDILSWNALAAAMITDFGEIPEKKRNYIRLVFTEPAMRTLYVDWKTVARTCVAQLRMEAAKCPDDPRLTSLVGELSVQDSDFRKWWAAHDVATLSVGTKSLYHPVAGELTLDWDTLTASTDPDQQLVIWTAAPDTPSYEGLRFLASWAGSDQDTTTDRTH, encoded by the coding sequence ATGAGCAGCAACGCGCACCGCAATGAGCTGGGAGAGTTCCTCAAGGCCCGACGTGCGGACCTCAGCCCCTGGGCCGTCGGCCTGCCCGACACCGGCGGCGCCCGCCGCGTGGCCGGGCTGCGGCGCGAGGAGGTCGCGCAGCTCGCGGCCATCAGCACCGACTACTACACACGACTGGAGCAGGGTCGCGTACCGGCGTCCGGTCCGGTGCTCACGGTGCTCGCCCGCGTGCTGCACCTGAGTGACGACCAGCGTGAATACCTCTTCAGCCTGGCCGGAAAACCCTCGAACCGTTCTCCTCGACGCACGCATCAAAAGGTCCAGCCGCAGTTGCAGCGGCTTCTGGACGATCTGACGGCGACCCCCGGAATCGTACTGGGCCGACGCATGGATATTCTCTCCTGGAATGCACTCGCGGCGGCAATGATCACCGACTTCGGCGAGATTCCTGAAAAGAAACGCAACTACATCCGTCTGGTATTCACCGAACCGGCGATGCGCACGCTGTACGTGGACTGGAAGACCGTCGCCCGCACCTGCGTCGCCCAACTGCGCATGGAAGCCGCCAAGTGCCCCGACGATCCCAGGCTCACCTCGCTGGTGGGGGAACTCTCGGTACAGGACTCCGACTTCCGCAAATGGTGGGCAGCCCACGACGTTGCCACCCTGAGCGTGGGGACCAAGTCCCTGTACCACCCGGTCGCCGGAGAACTGACCCTCGACTGGGACACCCTCACCGCCAGCACCGACCCCGACCAGCAACTCGTCATCTGGACCGCCGCCCCCGACACCCCCAGCTACGAGGGCCTGCGCTTCCTCGCCTCCTGGGCCGGCAGCGACCAGGACACAACGACTGACCGGACACACTGA
- a CDS encoding arsenate reductase family protein — protein sequence MEIWINPACSKCQSALSLLDEEDAQYTVRYYLEDPPTAEELDAVLRRLTLEPWDITRTGEPAAAELGLAGWTRDPADRIRWIEALAAHPELIQRPIITADDGTAVLGRSPESVRSVLPQPGMPPEPTMDR from the coding sequence ATGGAAATCTGGATCAACCCCGCCTGCTCCAAGTGCCAGTCCGCGCTGTCGCTGCTGGACGAGGAGGACGCGCAGTACACAGTGCGGTACTACCTGGAAGACCCGCCGACCGCGGAAGAGCTCGACGCGGTCCTGCGGCGCCTGACGCTGGAGCCGTGGGACATCACGCGCACCGGTGAGCCGGCAGCGGCCGAACTGGGCCTCGCGGGATGGACGCGCGATCCGGCGGACCGCATCCGTTGGATCGAGGCGCTGGCCGCCCACCCCGAGTTGATCCAGCGGCCGATCATCACCGCCGACGACGGCACAGCAGTGCTGGGACGGTCTCCGGAGTCGGTGCGGTCCGTCCTGCCGCAGCCCGGGATGCCTCCGGAGCCGACCATGGACCGGTGA
- a CDS encoding LysE family translocator → MIAIDALGTFSLMVGLLTLTPGLDTALVLRTAALGHRRRAWGVVLGIQSGTLVWGVLTSLGVTALLTASHLAYETLRLAGAAYLVWMGGRLLWATWRHSVDECPKTSGSGAEAKTGAGTLLGGWRQGIATNLLNPKMGAFYVAVLPQFIPADASHLASGVLLAGVHILLAVVWACALITLAHVLRDRLQRPSARRCLDRITGTVIAAFGLRLALGE, encoded by the coding sequence ATGATCGCCATCGACGCATTGGGGACTTTCTCTCTGATGGTGGGACTTCTCACCCTCACTCCCGGTCTGGACACCGCGCTCGTCCTCCGCACCGCCGCGCTCGGGCACCGTCGTCGTGCCTGGGGCGTGGTCCTCGGCATTCAGAGCGGCACGCTGGTCTGGGGTGTGCTCACCTCGCTCGGTGTAACCGCTCTGCTGACCGCGTCTCACCTCGCATACGAGACACTGCGCTTGGCCGGGGCCGCGTACCTGGTGTGGATGGGTGGCAGGCTGCTGTGGGCCACCTGGCGCCACTCGGTGGACGAGTGCCCGAAGACGAGCGGGAGCGGGGCCGAGGCCAAGACCGGGGCCGGGACCTTGCTCGGCGGCTGGCGTCAAGGAATCGCGACCAATCTCCTCAATCCGAAGATGGGCGCCTTCTATGTCGCGGTGCTCCCGCAGTTCATCCCCGCCGACGCATCGCACCTCGCTTCGGGTGTGCTCCTGGCCGGTGTACACATCCTTCTGGCCGTCGTCTGGGCCTGCGCGCTGATCACGCTCGCGCACGTGCTCCGAGACCGCCTGCAACGGCCCTCGGCGCGCCGCTGTCTCGACCGCATCACGGGTACGGTCATCGCCGCCTTCGGTCTGCGCCTCGCGCTCGGAGAGTGA
- a CDS encoding aldo/keto reductase: protein MRHVELRALDVSRIGLGAMGMSDFYTGAGTDEAESIRTIHRALDLGVTFLDTAEVYGPFVNEELVGRALKGHRDEAVLATKFGLVSHADGAATPNVVDSSPASVRAAVEGSLKRLRTDRIDLYYQHRVDPATPIEETVGALAELVAEGKVRYIGLSEAGPETIRRAHAVHPITALQTEYSLWERQVEEEILPLTRELGIGFVPYSPLGHGFLTGTVRSVENLDASDFRAGNPRFTGENFQRNLRIADEVEAVAAEAGATPAQVALAWLLAQGEDIAPIPGTKRVSRVEENTAADGIVLGAEQLAKLDSLPPTVGDRFQEEYGQLIDR, encoded by the coding sequence GTGCGGCACGTCGAGCTGAGGGCCCTGGACGTTTCCCGGATCGGTCTGGGAGCCATGGGTATGTCCGACTTCTACACGGGCGCCGGCACGGATGAGGCCGAGTCGATCCGCACCATCCACCGTGCCCTGGACCTGGGCGTGACCTTCTTGGACACCGCCGAGGTCTACGGCCCGTTCGTCAACGAGGAGCTGGTCGGCCGGGCGCTGAAGGGGCACCGGGACGAGGCGGTGCTGGCGACGAAGTTCGGCCTGGTCTCCCATGCGGACGGGGCAGCGACCCCGAACGTGGTCGATTCCTCACCCGCGAGCGTCCGCGCCGCGGTGGAGGGCTCGCTGAAGCGGCTGAGGACCGACCGCATCGATCTGTACTACCAGCACCGGGTCGACCCGGCCACGCCCATCGAGGAGACCGTGGGCGCGCTGGCGGAGCTGGTGGCCGAGGGCAAGGTCCGGTACATCGGACTGTCCGAGGCCGGGCCGGAGACGATCCGCCGGGCGCACGCCGTCCACCCGATCACCGCACTTCAGACGGAGTACTCGCTGTGGGAGCGGCAGGTCGAGGAAGAGATCCTGCCCCTGACGCGGGAGCTGGGTATCGGGTTCGTGCCGTACTCGCCGCTCGGCCACGGCTTCCTCACCGGGACCGTCCGCTCCGTCGAGAACCTGGACGCCAGTGACTTCCGCGCCGGAAATCCCCGGTTCACCGGTGAGAACTTCCAGCGGAATCTGCGTATCGCCGACGAGGTCGAGGCGGTGGCCGCCGAGGCCGGTGCCACCCCGGCCCAGGTCGCGCTGGCCTGGCTGCTGGCCCAGGGCGAGGACATCGCCCCCATCCCCGGCACCAAGCGCGTCAGCCGCGTCGAGGAGAACACCGCCGCCGACGGCATCGTCCTCGGCGCGGAGCAGCTTGCCAAGCTCGACAGCCTGCCGCCGACCGTCGGTGACCGCTTCCAGGAGGAGTACGGGCAGCTCATCGACCGCTGA
- a CDS encoding aldo/keto reductase yields MTSELQSHRLGSTGPTVTSPALGCMGLSGAYGPADDEQGVRTIHAYLNAGGTLLDTGDFYGSGHNEWLIRQALSSRDPEDVVLSVKFGALRGPGGKLGGNDGRPESVHNFLGYSLQRLGVDHLDIYRPARLDPTVPIEETVGAIAEMVEKGYVRHIGLSEVGADTIRRAAAVAPISDVQIEYSLLSRDVEDEILPVCRELGIGITAYGVLSSGLIGGSGSMEGKRTVFPRFQGANLDHNAALVAGLQKFAAEKDATVAQLAVAWVAAQGDDVVPVLGARRPEQVETMVDSTRLSLTDDDLARIAALVPRGAVRGERYPAPLMAELDSER; encoded by the coding sequence ATGACATCCGAACTTCAGTCCCATCGCCTCGGCAGCACAGGTCCCACCGTCACCTCACCCGCACTGGGGTGCATGGGCCTGTCCGGCGCGTACGGCCCCGCCGACGACGAACAGGGCGTGCGCACCATCCACGCCTACCTCAATGCCGGTGGCACCCTGCTCGACACCGGTGACTTCTACGGCTCCGGCCACAACGAATGGCTGATCCGGCAGGCGCTGAGCAGCCGCGACCCGGAGGACGTCGTCCTCTCGGTCAAGTTCGGCGCCCTGCGCGGACCAGGCGGCAAGCTGGGCGGGAACGACGGCCGCCCCGAATCGGTCCACAACTTCCTGGGCTACTCGCTACAGCGTCTCGGTGTCGACCATCTCGACATCTACCGGCCCGCCCGCCTCGACCCCACCGTGCCGATCGAAGAGACCGTCGGCGCGATCGCGGAGATGGTCGAGAAGGGCTACGTGCGCCACATCGGCCTGAGCGAGGTGGGAGCGGACACGATCCGCCGGGCCGCAGCGGTCGCGCCGATCTCGGACGTGCAGATCGAGTACTCGCTGCTGAGCCGTGACGTCGAGGACGAGATCCTGCCCGTCTGCCGCGAGCTGGGCATCGGCATCACCGCCTACGGCGTGCTGTCGAGCGGCCTGATCGGTGGCAGCGGGTCGATGGAGGGAAAAAGGACGGTCTTTCCGCGCTTCCAGGGCGCCAACCTCGATCACAACGCCGCCCTCGTCGCCGGCTTGCAGAAGTTCGCGGCCGAGAAGGACGCCACCGTCGCACAACTGGCCGTGGCCTGGGTCGCGGCACAGGGTGACGATGTGGTGCCGGTGCTCGGCGCGCGACGGCCTGAGCAGGTCGAGACAATGGTCGACAGCACCCGCCTCTCACTGACCGATGACGATCTCGCTCGGATCGCGGCCCTGGTGCCCCGCGGCGCGGTGCGCGGCGAGCGCTACCCGGCCCCGCTCATGGCCGAGCTCGACAGCGAGCGCTGA
- a CDS encoding HAD family hydrolase gives MSSLPTSAEAVVFDCDGLLVNTEVCWTVAETAIFAAHGHSFGPEQKALVIGRTVEAAGEAMADYFGRSGAGGELAAELLERVRKELDRGAAALPGAAELVRACRAAVPIAVASNSPRELLDTALGSAGLAEYFTHSFAADEARSPKPAPDLYLTACEALGVAPKRSVAFEDSATGISSARAAGLYVAVVPSLPGASLDHDWLGAGLGEPELLEWARKLGHDTVH, from the coding sequence ATGAGCTCGCTCCCCACCAGCGCGGAGGCCGTTGTCTTCGACTGCGACGGCCTGCTGGTCAACACCGAAGTCTGCTGGACCGTCGCGGAAACAGCCATCTTCGCGGCGCACGGCCATTCCTTCGGTCCTGAACAGAAAGCGCTGGTCATCGGCCGTACCGTGGAGGCCGCGGGGGAGGCCATGGCGGACTACTTCGGCCGGTCCGGAGCCGGCGGCGAACTCGCCGCCGAACTCCTCGAAAGAGTCCGCAAAGAGCTGGACCGGGGCGCCGCCGCCCTCCCCGGGGCAGCGGAGCTGGTACGCGCCTGTCGGGCAGCCGTGCCCATAGCCGTCGCCAGCAACAGCCCCCGGGAACTGCTGGACACAGCACTGGGATCGGCCGGTCTCGCCGAATACTTCACCCACTCGTTCGCCGCCGACGAGGCACGTTCCCCCAAGCCCGCACCGGACCTCTACCTCACAGCATGCGAGGCACTCGGGGTGGCCCCGAAGCGTTCCGTCGCCTTCGAGGACTCGGCCACGGGCATCTCCTCGGCGCGTGCTGCCGGGCTGTACGTCGCGGTCGTACCGTCCCTTCCGGGTGCCAGCCTCGACCACGACTGGCTGGGCGCCGGCCTGGGCGAACCCGAATTGCTCGAATGGGCCAGGAAACTGGGCCATGACACTGTCCACTGA
- a CDS encoding zinc-dependent alcohol dehydrogenase family protein, giving the protein MRATTIHGAGDIRVEEVPDPKIQQPTDAVVRVLRACICGSDLWPYGSMSASAHGERIGHEFLGVVEETGSDVSGLKRGDVVVAPFVWSDNTCDFCREGLQTSCRHGGMWAVDGVDGGQGEAVRVPQAAGTLVKLPVGEDTALLPSLLTLSDVFPTGHHCAVTAGVNPRTTVTVIGDGAVGLSAVLAARRLGAERIILMGRHKERTDLGRDFGATDVVAERGEEGVEKVRELTGGDGTHTVLECVGLTPAMDTAFGVVRDGGVVSRVGAPQYEQVSAGFGVFFRNVTLTGGVAPARAYVEELLPDVLEGRIDPGRVFDRTVGLDGVPDGYRAMADREALKVLVTP; this is encoded by the coding sequence ATGCGAGCGACCACGATTCACGGAGCCGGTGACATACGCGTCGAGGAAGTGCCGGACCCGAAGATCCAGCAGCCCACCGATGCGGTGGTGCGCGTGCTGCGCGCGTGCATATGCGGCAGCGACCTGTGGCCGTACGGATCCATGTCCGCTTCCGCGCACGGCGAGCGGATCGGCCACGAATTCCTCGGCGTCGTCGAGGAGACCGGCTCGGACGTCTCCGGGCTGAAGCGGGGCGACGTCGTGGTGGCGCCGTTCGTCTGGTCCGACAACACCTGCGACTTCTGCCGCGAGGGCCTCCAGACCTCCTGCCGCCACGGCGGGATGTGGGCTGTCGACGGCGTCGACGGCGGCCAGGGCGAAGCGGTCCGCGTCCCGCAGGCCGCGGGCACGTTGGTCAAGCTGCCCGTTGGCGAGGACACCGCGCTGCTGCCCTCCTTGCTGACGCTCTCCGACGTGTTCCCCACGGGCCACCACTGCGCCGTCACGGCCGGGGTGAACCCTCGTACGACGGTGACGGTGATCGGTGACGGGGCCGTCGGCCTCTCAGCCGTACTGGCCGCCCGGCGGCTCGGCGCGGAGCGGATCATCCTGATGGGCCGTCACAAGGAACGCACCGACCTGGGCCGGGACTTCGGCGCCACAGACGTGGTCGCCGAACGTGGCGAGGAGGGCGTCGAGAAGGTTCGCGAACTGACCGGCGGCGACGGGACCCACACCGTTCTGGAGTGCGTGGGGCTCACGCCGGCGATGGACACCGCCTTCGGTGTCGTACGAGACGGTGGCGTCGTCAGCAGGGTCGGCGCTCCGCAGTACGAGCAGGTCTCGGCGGGCTTCGGCGTCTTCTTCCGCAACGTCACCCTCACCGGCGGCGTCGCTCCCGCCCGCGCCTACGTCGAGGAACTCCTCCCCGACGTGCTGGAGGGGCGCATCGACCCGGGCCGTGTCTTCGACCGCACCGTCGGCCTCGACGGCGTGCCCGACGGTTACCGGGCGATGGCCGACCGCGAGGCCCTGAAGGTCCTCGTCACGCCCTGA
- a CDS encoding (R)-mandelonitrile lyase, with amino-acid sequence MEFVKPRPTGKGPAEWFTGDVWFDVIYAGQEPSRLRTNMVRFAPGAHTYWHHHVLGQTLHVVSGIALIGTRDGTVFEAHPGETVTCPPDEEHWHGATPERFMEHLAMWEGSGDDRPETTWLEQVTDEQYNGPRTRSH; translated from the coding sequence ATGGAATTCGTCAAGCCCCGGCCCACTGGCAAGGGCCCGGCCGAGTGGTTCACCGGCGACGTGTGGTTCGACGTGATTTACGCAGGCCAGGAGCCCTCGCGGCTGCGCACCAACATGGTCCGTTTCGCGCCCGGCGCCCACACCTACTGGCACCACCACGTCCTGGGCCAGACCCTGCACGTCGTCTCCGGTATCGCCCTGATCGGTACCCGTGACGGCACCGTCTTCGAGGCCCACCCCGGAGAGACCGTCACCTGCCCGCCGGACGAGGAGCACTGGCACGGCGCCACCCCCGAACGGTTCATGGAGCACCTCGCCATGTGGGAGGGCAGCGGTGACGACCGCCCGGAGACCACCTGGCTGGAGCAGGTGACCGACGAGCAGTACAACGGCCCGCGCACCCGCTCCCACTGA